GCCATCCCCCCGGTCGGACTGCCTGTCGGGCTGCCTGTCGGCCCTCCCGTCAGGCGGATGAAGTGCTGCTCCAGCGAATCCTGCCCGTAGGCCAGGCGTCGCACCCCGACGCCCCCGTGCACCAGCGCCTCGCTGATGGCCTCGGGGCGCTCGTGCACGAGTGCCGGCTCCGGGGCGTCGAAGATGCGCACGACCCCGCCCTCGACCACCTGGTAGTCGGTGATGCCGAGGCGGTTTTCGAGTAGCCAGGCGGTGCGTGGCGCGTCGGTCACCTCGAGCTCCAGGTAGCGACGGCTCAACTGGTGCAGGCGGGTCAGCTCGATCTCCTCCACCACCCGGCCCTCGTGGATGATGCCGATGCGGGTGCACAGCCGCTGCACCTCGGCCAGGATGTGGCTCGAGACGAAGAGGGTGACGCCCCGCTCCCGGTTGAGCCGGCGAAGGAGCTCCCGCACGTCCCGGATGGCGTAGGGGTCGAGGCCGTTGGTCGGTTCGTCCAACACCAGGATCTCGGGCTCGTGGAGCAGGGCCCGGGCCAGAGCCAGGCGCTGGCGCTCGCCCTGGGAGAAGCCCCGCACCAGGCGGCGGGCCAGCGGCAGGAGCTCCACCGTGGCCAGCGCACGCTCGATGGGGTCGGGCCTGGCGGTGGGCAGCCCCAGCATGCGGGCGTGAAGGGCGAGGTTCTCGTAGGCGGTCAGGTTGGGGTAGAAACCCGGTTGCTCCAGGACCACGCCCACCCGCCGCAGCCACGAGGGGGGAGCGACGCCCACCCGATGGCCCAGCACCCAGGCCTCGCCCGACGTCGGGTGGACGAGTCCGAGCAGGATGCGGATGGTGGTGGTCTTGCCGGCGCCGTTGCGGCCGAGGAAGCCGTAGATGTCGCCGCGTCGCACCGTCAGGCTGACGTCGTGCAGCACCGGCTGGCGGCCGTAGCGCTTGGTCACGGCCCGGGCCTCGATGACGGGCCGCGACTCGGTGGCGGTGCGCCGAGCGTCGACGGCGGCGGAGCCGTGGT
This genomic interval from Limnochorda sp. LNt contains the following:
- a CDS encoding ABC transporter ATP-binding protein, which gives rise to MNHGSAAVDARRTATESRPVIEARAVTKRYGRQPVLHDVSLTVRRGDIYGFLGRNGAGKTTTIRILLGLVHPTSGEAWVLGHRVGVAPPSWLRRVGVVLEQPGFYPNLTAYENLALHARMLGLPTARPDPIERALATVELLPLARRLVRGFSQGERQRLALARALLHEPEILVLDEPTNGLDPYAIRDVRELLRRLNRERGVTLFVSSHILAEVQRLCTRIGIIHEGRVVEEIELTRLHQLSRRYLELEVTDAPRTAWLLENRLGITDYQVVEGGVVRIFDAPEPALVHERPEAISEALVHGGVGVRRLAYGQDSLEQHFIRLTGGPTGSPTGSPTGGMADHDGAHRR